In Azospirillaceae bacterium, a genomic segment contains:
- a CDS encoding heavy metal translocating P-type ATPase metal-binding domain-containing protein — protein MTCRHCGQPLIGAATEEGAFCCHGCAGAYALIHDLGLDAYYDRRPVEAAAPPTAAGQAEEDGADPLLGLPEAVSHAADGDCVLRLSVDGLTCGACVWLIEAALAKNHPEVRSARANLTGRSLTLCWSGTPDQAVTYARLVTHLGYRVAAYGVAGGKDAGAPDPAAALERDLLRRLALAGFAAANVMLLSVSVWAGADAMGDATRTLLHWVSALIALPTVAIAGRPFFRSALTALRAGRTNMDVPISVGVLLATGMSLVMTATHGEHAYFDSAVMLLFFLLIGRYLDSRARGRARSAAAHLLSLNQAPVTVLGADGLAQVVTPARVPLGATVLVAAGERVGVDGVVADGISDLDASLVTGETMPLAVAPGAQVFAGMVNRTAPLRLRATASGEGTLLAEMVRLLEAAEQGRARYVLLADRIARAYTPVVHAAALTTFLAWVFLGSMAWYHALLIAVSVLIITCPCALALAVPAVQVAASGRLMRQGILLKSATALERLAPVDTVVFDKTGTLTLGRPDLLADADRTAEELDLAARLARTSRHPLSRALARAAGPGLVADGVVEVPGGGLQWMGPQGFVRLGSRQFCGITEVEGGHIGPELWLTRCGRAPRRFRFADRPRRDAAQVVATLKARGYRVELLSGDRVATAQALAAEVGIDRVRAEAKPADKCAHLADLRAQGRRVLMVGDGLNDAAALAAADVSLSPSGAVDVTQTAADVVFQGDGLAPVLETLTVARRARRLVRQNLGFTLLYNLCAVPIAMAGFATPLVAAVAMSGSSLVVMANALRLANRQANQHQEGPS, from the coding sequence ATGACCTGCCGCCACTGCGGCCAGCCCCTGATCGGGGCGGCGACGGAGGAGGGCGCCTTCTGCTGCCACGGCTGCGCCGGTGCCTATGCCCTGATCCACGATCTGGGGCTGGATGCCTATTACGACCGCCGCCCGGTGGAGGCCGCGGCCCCGCCGACGGCGGCCGGCCAGGCGGAGGAGGATGGGGCCGATCCGTTGCTGGGCCTGCCCGAGGCGGTGTCGCATGCGGCGGACGGCGATTGCGTGCTGCGCCTCAGCGTCGATGGGCTGACCTGCGGCGCCTGCGTCTGGCTGATCGAGGCGGCGCTGGCCAAGAACCATCCGGAGGTGCGCTCGGCCCGCGCCAACCTGACGGGGCGTAGCCTGACGCTGTGCTGGTCCGGCACGCCGGACCAGGCGGTGACCTACGCCCGCCTGGTGACGCACCTGGGTTACCGCGTCGCGGCCTACGGTGTCGCCGGCGGCAAGGATGCCGGTGCCCCCGACCCGGCGGCGGCGTTGGAGCGCGACCTGCTGCGCCGCCTGGCGCTGGCCGGGTTCGCCGCCGCCAACGTCATGCTGCTGTCGGTGTCGGTCTGGGCCGGGGCCGATGCCATGGGCGACGCCACCCGCACCCTGCTGCATTGGGTGTCGGCCCTGATCGCCCTGCCGACGGTGGCCATCGCCGGCCGGCCCTTCTTCCGTTCCGCCCTGACGGCCCTGCGCGCCGGGCGCACCAACATGGACGTGCCCATTTCCGTCGGCGTGCTGCTGGCCACGGGCATGAGCCTGGTGATGACCGCCACGCATGGCGAGCACGCCTATTTCGACAGCGCCGTCATGCTGCTGTTCTTCCTGCTGATCGGGCGTTACCTCGACAGCCGGGCACGGGGCCGGGCGCGGTCCGCCGCCGCCCATCTGCTGTCCCTGAACCAGGCGCCGGTGACGGTGCTGGGTGCCGACGGGCTGGCACAGGTGGTGACGCCGGCGCGGGTGCCGCTGGGCGCCACCGTGCTGGTGGCGGCGGGGGAGCGGGTCGGCGTCGACGGCGTGGTGGCCGACGGCATCTCCGACCTGGATGCCAGCCTGGTGACGGGCGAGACCATGCCCCTGGCCGTGGCGCCGGGCGCCCAGGTCTTCGCCGGCATGGTCAACCGCACCGCCCCCTTGCGCCTGCGCGCCACCGCCAGCGGCGAGGGCACCCTGCTGGCCGAGATGGTGCGGCTGCTGGAGGCGGCGGAGCAGGGGCGGGCACGCTACGTCCTGTTGGCCGACCGCATCGCCCGCGCCTACACCCCGGTGGTGCACGCCGCGGCGCTGACCACCTTCCTGGCCTGGGTCTTCTTGGGATCCATGGCCTGGTACCACGCGCTGCTGATCGCCGTGTCGGTGCTGATCATCACCTGTCCCTGCGCGTTGGCGCTGGCGGTGCCGGCGGTGCAGGTGGCGGCCAGCGGCCGTCTGATGCGCCAGGGCATTTTGCTGAAGTCCGCCACCGCGCTGGAACGGCTGGCACCGGTTGATACCGTGGTGTTCGACAAGACCGGGACGCTGACCCTGGGCCGGCCCGACCTGCTGGCCGATGCCGACCGCACGGCTGAGGAATTGGATCTGGCCGCCCGGCTGGCCCGTACCTCGCGCCATCCCCTGTCGCGGGCGCTGGCGCGCGCCGCCGGCCCCGGCCTGGTGGCCGACGGCGTGGTGGAGGTGCCGGGCGGCGGCCTGCAATGGATGGGGCCGCAGGGTTTCGTGCGCCTGGGCTCCCGCCAGTTCTGTGGCATCACCGAGGTTGAGGGTGGGCATATCGGGCCGGAGTTGTGGCTGACCCGGTGCGGCCGGGCGCCCCGCCGCTTCCGCTTCGCCGACCGGCCGCGTCGCGATGCCGCCCAGGTGGTGGCGACGCTGAAGGCCCGGGGCTATCGCGTCGAACTGCTGTCCGGTGACCGGGTGGCCACGGCGCAGGCGCTGGCGGCGGAGGTCGGCATCGACCGGGTGCGGGCGGAGGCCAAGCCGGCCGACAAGTGCGCCCACCTGGCGGACCTGCGGGCGCAGGGCCGGCGCGTGCTGATGGTCGGCGACGGCCTGAACGACGCTGCGGCGCTGGCCGCCGCCGATGTGTCCCTGAGCCCGTCGGGGGCCGTGGACGTGACGCAGACGGCGGCCGACGTGGTGTTCCAGGGGGACGGCCTGGCGCCGGTGCTGGAAACCCTGACCGTGGCGCGCCGCGCCCGGCGGCTGGTGCGCCAGAACCTGGGTTTCACCCTGCTTTACAATCTCTGCGCCGTGCCCATCGCCATGGCCGGTTTCGCCACCCCCCTGGTGGCGGCGGTTGCCATGTCCGGGTCGTCGCTGGTGGTCATGGCCAACGCCCTGCGACTTGCCAACAGACAAGCCAACCAACATCAGGAAGGCCCATCATGA
- a CDS encoding FixH family protein — MTVVELPSRGQPKPKRSLIPWIFVGCMGVVIVVNGILIYEAVNSWTGLATAKPYERGIEYNKVLEAQAQQDALGWTFDADIEPTAATADGGVLTVRITDKDGQPLEGMSLDGRLVRPIDILPDVPLAFQDQGGGRYVAPVALPKHGQWELKMKAVKGTDWYHLTRRLFVK; from the coding sequence ATGACCGTCGTGGAACTGCCCAGCCGGGGCCAGCCCAAGCCCAAGCGTTCGCTGATCCCCTGGATCTTCGTAGGTTGCATGGGCGTGGTGATCGTGGTCAACGGCATCCTGATCTATGAGGCCGTGAACAGCTGGACCGGCCTGGCTACCGCCAAGCCCTATGAGCGCGGCATCGAATACAACAAGGTGCTGGAGGCCCAGGCCCAGCAGGACGCGCTGGGCTGGACCTTCGATGCCGATATCGAGCCGACGGCCGCCACCGCCGACGGCGGCGTACTGACCGTGCGGATTACCGACAAGGACGGCCAGCCGCTGGAGGGCATGAGCCTGGACGGCCGGCTGGTCCGCCCCATCGACATCCTGCCGGACGTGCCGCTGGCCTTTCAGGACCAGGGCGGTGGCCGTTACGTCGCCCCGGTGGCGCTGCCCAAGCACGGGCAGTGGGAATTGAAGATGAAGGCGGTCAAGGGAACCGATTGGTACCACCTGACCCGGCGCCTGTTCGTGAAATGA
- the ccoG gene encoding cytochrome c oxidase accessory protein CcoG translates to MDTKSEDSETLARPPAEPGTEARKAPLREGRPRSTKVDLENATGGTLYAEHVKVYPKAVSGPYRTLKWAVLAVCLAIYYTVPWLRWDRGPDAPHQAILIDLLSPRAYFFGIEIWPQEVYYITGLLVLAAVGLFLVTALAGRVWCGYACPQTVWTDLFMAVERLVEGDRGARIRLDRQPWSREKLLRKTAKHAAWLAIAVATGGAWVLYFDDAPTAFHALVTGRASVEEYFFVGMFTATTYILAGWAREQVCTYMCPWPRIQASMLDVHSLVVTYEAYRGERRGPHKAGTSWEGRGDCIDCGQCIAVCPTGIDIRDGQQMECIGCGLCIDSCNTIMEKVGRPPNLIRFDTLDNQEAKAAGRPSRYRLVRPRVIIYAAVLAVASAVMLFALETRSTMGISVQRDRAPLFVTLSDGSLRNGYTIKVSNKQRGVAQYSLAVVGQPGATLSVQDVGDAHGADGVALPVHGDAQATFRVFVTLPRPALVRDGGAQPSIPLVFSLKEEGPAQPHTTFYEGVFMGPGAKP, encoded by the coding sequence ATGGACACGAAGTCAGAGGACAGCGAGACGTTGGCCCGTCCGCCTGCCGAGCCCGGAACCGAAGCGCGCAAGGCGCCGCTTCGCGAAGGGCGCCCCCGATCCACCAAGGTGGATCTGGAAAACGCCACGGGCGGCACCCTGTATGCCGAACACGTCAAGGTCTATCCCAAGGCCGTGTCGGGACCCTATCGCACGCTGAAATGGGCCGTCCTGGCGGTCTGCCTGGCCATTTACTACACCGTGCCCTGGCTGCGCTGGGACCGGGGGCCGGACGCCCCGCACCAGGCCATCCTGATCGACCTGCTGTCGCCGCGCGCCTATTTCTTCGGCATCGAGATCTGGCCGCAGGAGGTTTACTACATCACCGGCCTGCTGGTGCTGGCCGCCGTCGGCCTGTTCCTGGTGACGGCGCTGGCCGGCCGCGTCTGGTGTGGCTACGCCTGCCCGCAGACGGTGTGGACCGACCTGTTCATGGCGGTGGAACGCCTGGTCGAGGGGGATCGCGGCGCCCGCATCCGCCTGGACCGCCAGCCCTGGAGCCGGGAGAAGCTGCTGCGCAAGACGGCCAAGCACGCCGCCTGGCTGGCCATCGCGGTGGCCACGGGCGGTGCCTGGGTCCTGTACTTCGACGACGCGCCCACCGCCTTCCATGCCCTGGTGACGGGCCGGGCCTCGGTCGAGGAATATTTCTTCGTCGGCATGTTCACGGCCACCACCTACATCCTGGCCGGCTGGGCGCGGGAACAGGTCTGCACCTACATGTGCCCGTGGCCACGCATCCAGGCCAGCATGCTGGACGTGCATTCCCTGGTGGTGACGTACGAGGCCTACCGGGGTGAGCGGCGCGGCCCCCACAAGGCCGGCACCAGCTGGGAAGGGCGGGGCGACTGCATCGACTGCGGCCAGTGCATCGCCGTCTGCCCCACCGGCATCGACATCCGCGACGGCCAGCAGATGGAATGCATCGGCTGCGGCCTGTGCATCGACAGCTGCAACACCATCATGGAAAAGGTGGGCCGCCCGCCCAACCTGATCCGCTTCGACACCCTGGACAACCAGGAGGCCAAGGCCGCGGGCCGGCCCAGCCGCTATCGCCTGGTGCGGCCGCGGGTGATCATCTACGCCGCCGTGCTGGCCGTGGCCTCCGCCGTCATGCTGTTCGCCCTGGAAACGCGTTCCACCATGGGCATCAGCGTCCAGCGCGACCGGGCGCCCCTGTTCGTCACCCTGTCGGACGGTTCCTTGCGCAACGGCTACACCATCAAGGTGTCGAACAAGCAGCGCGGCGTGGCCCAGTACAGCCTGGCCGTGGTGGGCCAGCCCGGCGCCACCCTGTCGGTGCAGGATGTGGGCGATGCCCATGGCGCCGACGGCGTGGCCCTGCCGGTGCACGGCGACGCCCAGGCGACCTTCCGCGTCTTCGTGACCCTGCCGCGCCCGGCCCTGGTGCGCGACGGCGGCGCCCAGCCCAGCATCCCCCTGGTGTTCAGCCTGAAGGAGGAGGGGCCGGCCCAGCCCCACACCACCTTCTACGAAGGGGTCTTCATGGGCCCCGGCGCCAAGCCCTGA
- the ccoP gene encoding cytochrome-c oxidase, cbb3-type subunit III, translated as MSTQIEKDAHTGRETTGHEWDGIKELNTPLPKWWLYTFYACIAFALVYTVFFPAWPGLHSHTKGILAWTQRDTVKTALDERQQKLAPIKAKLLATPIGDVEKDPELRSYVQAAGHIAFAENCAACHGAGGAGGNKGFPILADDDWLWGGTPEQILQTVTYGVRNSNENSRVSDMPRFGADGLLTPAQINDVAEFVLSLSNTGTDKDAAGRGAQIFADNCAACHGEKGDGNQDVGAPRLNDAIWLYGGDKATVVQTITYARRGSMPAWSERLDPATVKLLAAYVHALGGGK; from the coding sequence ATGTCCACCCAAATTGAAAAGGACGCCCATACGGGCCGGGAAACCACCGGTCACGAATGGGACGGCATTAAGGAACTGAACACGCCGCTACCGAAATGGTGGCTGTACACCTTCTATGCCTGTATCGCCTTCGCCCTGGTCTACACCGTGTTTTTCCCGGCTTGGCCCGGCCTGCATTCCCATACCAAGGGAATCCTGGCCTGGACCCAGCGCGACACGGTGAAGACCGCCCTGGACGAGCGTCAGCAGAAACTGGCCCCCATCAAGGCCAAGCTGCTGGCGACCCCCATCGGCGACGTGGAGAAGGATCCGGAACTGCGCAGCTACGTGCAGGCGGCGGGGCACATCGCCTTCGCTGAGAACTGCGCGGCCTGCCACGGCGCCGGTGGCGCCGGCGGCAACAAGGGCTTCCCCATCCTGGCCGACGACGATTGGCTGTGGGGCGGCACGCCGGAGCAGATCCTGCAAACCGTCACCTACGGCGTGCGCAATTCCAACGAGAACTCCCGCGTTTCCGACATGCCGCGCTTCGGCGCCGACGGTCTGCTGACCCCGGCCCAGATCAACGACGTGGCGGAATTCGTGCTGAGCCTGTCCAACACCGGCACCGACAAGGACGCGGCCGGCCGGGGTGCGCAGATCTTCGCGGACAACTGCGCCGCCTGCCACGGTGAAAAGGGCGATGGCAACCAGGATGTGGGGGCACCCCGCCTGAACGACGCCATCTGGCTCTATGGCGGTGACAAGGCCACCGTGGTCCAGACCATCACCTACGCCCGGCGTGGCAGCATGCCGGCGTGGAGCGAGCGCCTGGACCCCGCCACGGTCAAGTTGCTGGCAGCCTACGTGCACGCCCTGGGTGGTGGTAAGTAG
- a CDS encoding cbb3-type cytochrome c oxidase subunit 3, giving the protein MEELQSLISQVWLVWFLVLFSGILVWAYWPSRRARLNNDCAKIPLLDDAEPLPLRGRGAAQMKR; this is encoded by the coding sequence ATGGAAGAGCTTCAATCCCTGATCTCTCAGGTATGGCTGGTTTGGTTCCTGGTCCTGTTCAGCGGAATCCTGGTCTGGGCCTATTGGCCCTCCCGCCGGGCCAGGCTGAACAACGACTGCGCCAAGATCCCCCTGCTGGACGACGCCGAGCCTCTGCCCCTCCGGGGGCGTGGCGCGGCCCAGATGAAACGCTGA
- the ccoO gene encoding cytochrome-c oxidase, cbb3-type subunit II — protein MKFSHAIIEKNVIILALLTLITVSIGGLVQIVPLFSIETTIERVGGVRPYTPLEQMGRNIYIREGCYVCHSQQIRTFRDEVERYGPYSLAAESMYDHPFQWGSKRIGPDLARVGGKYSNDWHVAHLKDPRAVVPESIMPTYAFLASRPLVVPNIQEHLKTLRQVGVPYTDDMIANAEADLKAQANPDADTTALLKRYPKAVVGKFNTESPELTEMDALVAYLQMLGTLVDFSKLQPEDLRQ, from the coding sequence ATGAAATTCTCTCACGCCATCATTGAAAAGAACGTCATCATCCTGGCGCTGCTGACCCTGATCACCGTGTCCATCGGTGGCCTGGTGCAGATCGTGCCCCTGTTCTCCATCGAAACCACCATCGAGCGGGTGGGCGGCGTGCGCCCCTACACGCCGCTGGAGCAGATGGGCCGCAACATCTACATCCGTGAAGGCTGCTACGTCTGCCACAGCCAGCAGATCCGCACCTTCCGCGATGAGGTGGAGCGGTACGGCCCCTACAGCCTGGCGGCCGAGAGCATGTACGACCATCCCTTCCAGTGGGGTTCCAAGCGTATCGGTCCGGATCTGGCCCGCGTCGGCGGCAAGTATTCCAACGACTGGCACGTCGCCCACCTGAAGGATCCGCGCGCCGTCGTGCCGGAATCCATCATGCCGACCTACGCGTTCCTGGCCAGCCGGCCGCTGGTGGTTCCCAACATCCAGGAACACCTGAAGACGCTGCGCCAGGTCGGGGTGCCCTATACCGACGACATGATCGCCAACGCCGAGGCCGACCTGAAGGCCCAGGCCAACCCGGACGCCGACACGACAGCCTTGCTGAAGCGGTATCCGAAGGCGGTGGTGGGCAAGTTCAACACCGAAAGCCCCGAGCTGACGGAGATGGACGCCCTGGTGGCCTACCTGCAGATGCTGGGAACGCTGGTCGATTTCAGCAAGCTGCAGCCCGAAGACCTGCGTCAGTGA
- the ccoN gene encoding cytochrome-c oxidase, cbb3-type subunit I, giving the protein MSVAVSGGVPISAAHPASREVYVEDVVRAFTIATMFWGIAAFTVGVLIAFQLAFPALNFGLEWTSFGRVRPLHTSAAIFAFGGNALLGTSFFVVQRTCRAPLFGGALPAWFVFWGYQLFIVLAGTGYLMGITQGKEYAEPEWYTDLWLTIIWVVYLVIFAGTLFKRREPHIYVANWFYLAFIITIAMLHIVNNLAIPVSFTGTKSYGAFSGVQDAMIQWWYGHNAVGFFLTAGFLGMMYYFIPKAAERPVYSYRLSIIHFWALIFLYIWAGPHHLHYTALPDWTQTLGMVFSIMLWMPSWGGMINGIMTLSGAWDKLRTNPSLRFTVTAVAFYGMSTFEGPVMSVKPVNALSHYTDWTIGHVHSGALGWVAFVTFGAMYYLIPVLWRRKALWSQALVEWHFWTATLGIVLYITSMWVSGIMQGLMWRAYDDMGFLQYSFVETVAAMHPYYIIRGTGGVLFLTGALIMAFNMIRTIRNGQPLEAERPAGLVAAE; this is encoded by the coding sequence ATGAGTGTTGCGGTTTCCGGGGGGGTGCCGATCTCGGCCGCCCACCCCGCCAGCCGGGAAGTCTATGTGGAGGATGTGGTTCGCGCCTTCACCATCGCGACCATGTTTTGGGGTATCGCCGCCTTTACCGTCGGTGTCCTGATCGCCTTCCAGTTGGCGTTTCCCGCGCTGAATTTCGGATTGGAATGGACCAGCTTCGGCCGGGTCCGGCCGCTGCACACGTCAGCGGCCATTTTCGCGTTCGGCGGCAATGCGCTGCTGGGCACCTCCTTCTTTGTGGTCCAGCGCACCTGCCGCGCGCCGCTGTTCGGCGGCGCCCTGCCGGCCTGGTTCGTGTTCTGGGGTTATCAGCTGTTCATCGTGCTGGCCGGCACCGGCTATCTGATGGGCATCACCCAGGGCAAGGAATATGCCGAGCCGGAATGGTACACCGACCTGTGGCTGACCATCATCTGGGTGGTCTATCTGGTGATCTTCGCCGGCACACTGTTCAAGCGGCGTGAGCCCCACATCTACGTGGCCAACTGGTTCTACCTAGCCTTCATCATCACCATCGCCATGCTGCACATCGTCAACAACCTGGCGATCCCTGTCAGCTTCACCGGCACGAAGAGCTACGGCGCCTTCTCCGGTGTGCAGGACGCGATGATCCAGTGGTGGTACGGCCACAACGCGGTGGGCTTCTTCCTGACCGCCGGCTTCCTGGGCATGATGTACTACTTCATCCCCAAGGCGGCGGAGCGGCCGGTCTATTCCTACCGCCTGTCCATCATCCACTTCTGGGCCCTGATCTTCCTGTACATCTGGGCCGGCCCCCATCACCTGCACTACACCGCGCTGCCGGATTGGACGCAGACCCTGGGCATGGTGTTCTCCATCATGCTGTGGATGCCCAGCTGGGGCGGCATGATCAACGGCATCATGACGCTGTCGGGCGCCTGGGACAAACTGCGCACCAACCCGTCGCTGCGCTTCACGGTCACGGCCGTCGCCTTCTACGGCATGAGCACGTTCGAAGGCCCCGTCATGTCGGTGAAGCCGGTGAACGCGCTCAGCCACTACACCGACTGGACCATCGGCCACGTGCACTCCGGTGCCCTGGGCTGGGTGGCCTTCGTCACCTTCGGCGCCATGTACTACCTGATCCCGGTGCTGTGGCGGCGTAAGGCGCTGTGGAGCCAGGCGCTGGTCGAATGGCACTTCTGGACCGCCACCCTGGGCATCGTCCTCTACATCACCTCGATGTGGGTGTCGGGCATCATGCAGGGCCTGATGTGGCGCGCCTACGACGACATGGGCTTCCTGCAGTACTCGTTCGTCGAGACCGTGGCCGCCATGCACCCCTACTACATCATCCGCGGCACGGGCGGCGTCCTGTTCCTGACCGGCGCCCTCATCATGGCCTTCAACATGATCCGCACCATCAGGAACGGCCAGCCGCTTGAAGCCGAACGGCCCGCCGGCCTGGTCGCGGCCGAGTGA
- a CDS encoding DUF2189 domain-containing protein encodes MTTTLSNDGPLVPVFTTPSPAVRRVAMDRPWHWLRLGAEDLAECWPLSLGQGLVLAGIGFGATTIALLNGWLALLLPLTGGFMLLAPLLSVGFYEASRRRERGLPLDARACLLAWRSNLPSIATFGIVLLLIHLFWVRLATLLYALLLGDAHAGPEGLAAELLTPQALPFLVVGTVLGAGLALTTFTLSVLTLPLLLDRDVGVFTAVATSVTAVRANPRAMLLWAGLISGAVVLGMVTLFVGLVPLLPLIGHASWHAYRDVARVPAGLKSAG; translated from the coding sequence ATGACGACGACGCTATCCAACGACGGGCCGTTGGTCCCGGTCTTCACCACCCCGTCCCCCGCCGTGCGGCGGGTGGCGATGGACAGGCCCTGGCATTGGCTGCGCCTGGGCGCCGAGGATCTGGCCGAATGCTGGCCCCTCAGCCTGGGCCAGGGACTGGTGCTGGCCGGCATCGGATTCGGCGCCACCACCATCGCCCTCCTCAACGGCTGGCTGGCCCTGCTGCTGCCGCTGACCGGCGGCTTCATGCTGCTGGCGCCGCTGCTATCGGTGGGTTTCTACGAGGCCAGCCGCCGGCGCGAACGCGGCCTGCCCCTGGACGCGCGGGCCTGCCTGCTGGCCTGGCGGTCCAACCTGCCCTCCATCGCCACCTTCGGCATCGTGCTGCTGCTGATCCACCTGTTCTGGGTGCGGCTGGCCACCCTGCTGTACGCCCTGCTGCTGGGCGACGCCCATGCCGGGCCGGAGGGGCTGGCGGCGGAACTGCTGACGCCGCAGGCCCTGCCCTTCCTGGTGGTGGGCACGGTGCTGGGGGCGGGGCTGGCGCTGACGACCTTCACCCTGTCGGTCCTGACCCTGCCGCTGTTGCTGGACCGCGATGTCGGCGTCTTCACCGCCGTCGCCACCAGCGTGACGGCGGTGCGCGCCAACCCGCGCGCCATGTTGCTGTGGGCGGGATTGATCAGCGGCGCCGTGGTCCTGGGTATGGTGACGCTGTTCGTGGGCCTGGTGCCACTGCTGCCCCTGATCGGCCACGCCAGCTGGCACGCCTACCGCGACGTGGCGCGCGTGCCCGCCGGCCTCAAAAGTGCCGGATGA
- a CDS encoding FAD-dependent monooxygenase, translated as MDHDVEVLVIGAGPTGLALAAMLGRLGVHVRIVDKADGRSTKSKALGVHAGTLEALGDVFGTTLPGHMLALGQPVRRAFFHLGGGRPLSLDLTAIPNPYSFILILPQSETERLLEETAAAAGVGVERNVEALDLQQDESGVQCRLRHPDGTVEMVRAAYVVGCDGAHSLVRHQVGAAFDGGAYSGIFLLADLTLDWDLGFDAMHLFSTAAGAMAFFPLPGQSGKCRLVVMPRAPTVDPGAADPGPDIDLPAFTALAESASGRRLALRDPVWLTRFTIHHRMVGALRHGRVFLAGDAAHIHSPAGGQGMNTGIQDALNLAARLVAVLRQGQDASILDRYGQDRLPVARRVLRGTDLIFRAALLSGGWRGWLVRHLMPAIVAVPFLRRRVALALSQVDVARAERPVRLAALASAGQTGKGSGA; from the coding sequence GTGGACCACGATGTCGAGGTGCTGGTGATCGGGGCCGGCCCCACCGGCTTGGCACTGGCGGCCATGTTGGGCCGCCTGGGCGTCCACGTGCGCATCGTGGACAAGGCGGATGGGCGGTCGACGAAGTCCAAGGCGCTGGGCGTGCACGCCGGCACGCTGGAAGCGCTTGGCGATGTCTTCGGGACCACCTTGCCCGGTCACATGCTGGCCCTGGGCCAGCCGGTCCGGCGGGCCTTCTTCCATCTGGGCGGCGGCCGGCCCCTGTCCCTGGACCTGACCGCCATTCCCAACCCCTACAGTTTCATCCTGATCCTGCCGCAGAGTGAAACGGAGCGCCTGCTGGAGGAAACGGCCGCCGCCGCCGGCGTGGGCGTGGAACGAAACGTTGAGGCGCTGGACCTGCAGCAGGACGAATCCGGCGTCCAGTGCCGTCTGCGCCACCCCGATGGCACGGTTGAGATGGTACGGGCGGCCTATGTGGTCGGCTGCGACGGTGCCCATAGCCTGGTTCGCCACCAGGTGGGGGCCGCCTTTGATGGCGGCGCCTATTCCGGCATCTTCCTGCTGGCCGACCTGACATTGGATTGGGACCTGGGCTTCGACGCCATGCATCTGTTCAGCACGGCGGCGGGGGCGATGGCCTTTTTCCCGCTGCCCGGCCAATCCGGGAAATGCCGCCTGGTTGTCATGCCCCGTGCGCCGACGGTCGATCCAGGGGCGGCCGATCCGGGGCCGGACATCGACCTGCCCGCCTTCACCGCCCTGGCGGAATCGGCGTCCGGCCGGCGCCTGGCGCTGCGCGACCCCGTCTGGCTGACGCGCTTCACCATCCACCATCGCATGGTCGGGGCATTGCGCCATGGCCGGGTGTTCCTGGCGGGTGATGCCGCCCACATTCACAGCCCGGCGGGCGGGCAGGGCATGAACACCGGCATCCAGGACGCCCTGAACCTGGCGGCCAGGCTGGTGGCCGTCCTGCGCCAGGGGCAGGACGCGTCGATTCTGGACAGGTACGGCCAGGACCGCCTGCCGGTGGCCCGGCGCGTACTGCGTGGCACCGATCTGATCTTCCGCGCCGCCCTGCTGTCGGGCGGATGGCGGGGCTGGCTGGTGCGCCATCTGATGCCCGCGATCGTCGCCGTTCCCTTCCTGCGACGGCGCGTGGCGCTGGCCCTGTCACAGGTGGATGTCGCCCGGGCCGAACGGCCGGTGCGGCTGGCGGCCCTGGCGTCGGCGGGGCAAACCGGGAAGGGGAGCGGCGCTTAG